GTTAGGGGAGTGATCCTTGCTCAGGTCAACAAGGATGCAGTCAGGGTCATTTTCACTACTTTCTGCGTCCATCTCTTCCTCAGAAGCATCCTGCTGCAGGCACTCCGCCTCCAAGGCTTCTTCACATGACTTCCTGGATCCATGTACAGGAGACTCAAATACCACCCCTTTGGGAGCAAGAAGTCGGAAATGTCTGTGGCGAAGGCTGGTGTACGATGACGAGCCGAGTTGCCTCTCAGGCTGTCTCATCATGTAGTGTCTGACTGACTCAGGTACCAGGATTTCATGTCGCTTTTTGCTGGGCAGTAAGGCAAAGAAGCTTCCAGGTACATGGTTTCCTACAATGGGTACAAGGGTGGTAGGTTTAATTGCAGAAACAAAATCCTCCAACTCTTGGTAAGAGGAGTGGTCAGAGTAGGGCACCACGTGGATGTTGGGGTGATAGGAGACCAGGGGCCTGCTGGTGGGCAAGATGGCCAAAGTGGGTTGTTCTTTGTTCCACTGCTGTAAAGTGGCTGAGCAGATCTCCGACTGGTCCACGGCTCGGATACGACCGGCTCCTGGGTCAGTGGTGAAGACGTCAGGCAGCTCCAGGACTTTGAGGGTCTCCATCCTCTCAAAGCTCACCTCGATCCAGGTTTTAAACTCCATCGCCAGCTCCAACAGCAAGGACTCCTTACCCAGTGCATACAGACCTACAAGGCAGTGCAAGAGAGTGATAAATTACATAACTGAAGAGAAGCTACAATTAGTGAgggacatttttaaaaacacattcccTATGTGGGCTAGAtgcttttcattttcattttccgtttattatacaggaaaaaTTTTAAAGTAACAATAAGTTACAATATAAAACGGGCCTGACTctgtttaaaaactggtttgcagcaggttcctgttctgcagaaacatgAAACATTGAACATAGTTACAGCACATGAGGACAAAAACATTTGTACAGGACATTAGCATGGGCTAGACAGAtgcaaacacataaaacaacaatacaaacaAGATTTGGACAatattgtttgtttcttgttcaTTGTCTGATGACTGCACAGAATATAAAACTGTTTATTGACTGATGATCACAAAATACAAACTGTCAAAGCAAGATCATTTCTGGGCTGACCCTTGATCAAATCACTTTTGCTAACTTGTGCAGGTGTGTGAAAGAGGTCACAGAGTTGCAGCGTAAAGAGAACTGACCGTTCATCATTTCCGACAGTTGTGAGAACCTATACTGTATGCTCATTCTGCAGAGATGAAAAGAAAGTAGCTAAGGCATGCTAAATAAAATTACCTATGACTACATTGTGGTTTGGGTGGCTGCGGATGATCTCTTTGATTTGTTGAGTGGCTCGCTGTCTGGAGGGGAGGGTGCGGTTGGGGTCACAGTTGGTGTTGTCCAGGTACAGGACATCTATATTGGTGTTGGTCCTCAAGCACGGCTCACGCAACATGGAGGGAGTATATCTGAAGTCaccttaaattaaaaatgtgtcaATGCTGACTGTTACTTACCATGATTCTGTAATCAAAAAAGTACCTGCACATATCTTTGCATCATATGATACCAATTATAATGTTgaaaagcaaaagcaaaaaaatgaGAAGAGGAAAGACAAAACATGCTGAATGAATATTTCCTACATTCTAGAAGCATCAGATAGTGTTTTGCCCATGCATTCAGACACTGACCAGTGTACAGTATAGAGCCAAAGTAGCCTTCGAAGAGAAACATGACAGCCCCGGGACAGTGGTTGGCGTCTATCAGTGTGACTGTCAGCTTCTCCTTGCCAATGTCATCTAGTGGCAACAGGTATGGCTCATCGAGCTCTAATGGATGGATCCACTGTTCTTTCACCTGCTcagaaataaaaatgatcaGCAGAACTTAATGCAGCAATATGTCTACTGTTGTTCTTAACCACTTCCCTAATGATCCAAAGTTTCCTCTTAAATACATTCAACACGCAACATGGGTATGTAAAAAGGTTTGTCATGACAAATATGTTGACAAAGTAAAATAGGACTGCCACCCACTTTTAGTACTGGAAATTATTTTTGGGCCCAAGGTCAGTTCAGTCGGTATTTAACGTTATAAACCGTGTAAAAAGAAGAGTGACTTTGTAGAGCCATAAGAGACTGGGTTGTCAACTTGTCACAAACACTGCAAAACAGATAAGAACACAATTTAAACAAAATCTGGATGCAAAAACACAGTAAAAAGTCGTTGTTTAACAAAGTCAGCTGGCGCCCCATTGTCTAGCTACTAAAAAGAACAAGACACAGTGACCAACAGTCCCTCTCCAATACAGTACACAGGCAGAGAAATAACATTTCAAATCTTAACTGGGTGGCAATTTGTATTCGTCATAGTACACCTGTATGTGTTTCATGTGACTCCCCTCACCTGCAGTTTGAGTCTGAGCAGAGCGGCAGTGGTTGGTGAGCAGTAGATGGGCCAGTTACTCCAGGTGGAGGTCAAACCCGCCGTATGGTCGCTGTGCATGTGGGACAGGAAAAACAGCCGTGTGCTTGGACACTTCCGCACATGCCAGAAGTCCACAGCCAGCGGAGTGTTCGGGATGACTTTCCCGTTGACTGACATTGTCGGAGGTTTCACTGTATATCCTGCAACCAGCGGTTTAACGTTACGTTAACGGGTAAACTAATAACGGTAACTGTCACAAGATGGAAGATAACCGTTGTCTAATAAACTGCTATTTGGCGAGTCACAAAGTAAGTTAACGGCTGTGGAAATTAGTTGTAAAGTTAAGGTTGTTTCAGTGTACATGGCACATGCAAACTATTGCCTTAATCCCGGTGACTCTACTGGCAGCTAACGTTAGAGGGAACTCCCGACTTTGCTAAACACAATGTGGCCACCTGTAGTTAGCATAATCGGCCAAATACTTGCTCGTTGTTAGCTACATCATTATTTTGCGATTATAACATCTTGTCCAACCTTCGACATCACAATCAGCTGTTGTTACATGTTCACAGATTCTAACAGCAGTTTatatcatggatgtataagaGAACGGTTGTTTATATGGACCCcgccatttctgtttttttaacgcTCAACgcctctttttttgttgttttgtctcttCCTGGTTTCTTCTTCTGTGGGGTTGTACTTTAGCTGTTGTATCATACTGCCACCTGCCGGACCATAGCGCCCAGACCATTTGACTTAGGCCTatcttatttttgtttttatcattcGTCACCCTTTTTTTCTGGTGGAAATGGGCTTCCATATATTTAAAATCCTGCTTAGTTTAGTTGGTGAATGTCCAAGGGGCTTTTAGACAGTAAACCCAATACCTTGGCAAGGAACAAAGAATATACAAAATGCTGCATGaatggaaacaaaataaaacacaagagAGATGGACATCAGAACCAAGAATCCATGATGCCACCAACATACTTTCTTGAGGCACTTTTTTAAGATTGCTTTATTGATCTACAAAAAGGTCGTTTaataatgtaggctacagtaaAGTTTGAAGCATCTCCCTGAAGTTGTTTGAATTGTGGTTAACTCTCCAAAAGATGGCGCcaggagagaggaaacagtTTTTAGTTGattttttgtgaaatagccTAGACAATTACTCCATAGGGCATTATTTGTAAACTGGCAACAATTTGAGAGATTCTGAAAGAATTGAGAAGAGTATTTATCCAATAAACAGTGTATTTTAtgttaattttaatttatactttcattaattaaaaaacaaacaaatcatttTAATACATGGTAAAGCTCTACATTACACtatgatttttcttttcatccacAGGATGACATAAAAACATGTCTTAATTTTTCTCACACTTATATGTAAGCTTATTTTTCTTCTattacagaaaataaacaaaaaagcacTACAATGTACAAAATAGTGTTTATCTGATTGTGATATTGGATGATGGATTGCTCTCTCTCTAAAAACCTTGGCTGGCTCATCTGGCATGATGCTTTCATAAACACATATAATCTTGTATGTAATTGTACTGAACATCATCACTTCCAACTATCTAtaatatttgtaatttttttttacaatatactAAGGGGGGTTACTACTAAATGGGGGCATTGCTATGGTGACAGCGACCCATTATAGCCCC
The genomic region above belongs to Sander lucioperca isolate FBNREF2018 chromosome 12, SLUC_FBN_1.2, whole genome shotgun sequence and contains:
- the dclre1b gene encoding 5' exonuclease Apollo → MSVNGKVIPNTPLAVDFWHVRKCPSTRLFFLSHMHSDHTAGLTSTWSNWPIYCSPTTAALLRLKLQVKEQWIHPLELDEPYLLPLDDIGKEKLTVTLIDANHCPGAVMFLFEGYFGSILYTGDFRYTPSMLREPCLRTNTNIDVLYLDNTNCDPNRTLPSRQRATQQIKEIIRSHPNHNVVIGLYALGKESLLLELAMEFKTWIEVSFERMETLKVLELPDVFTTDPGAGRIRAVDQSEICSATLQQWNKEQPTLAILPTSRPLVSYHPNIHVVPYSDHSSYQELEDFVSAIKPTTLVPIVGNHVPGSFFALLPSKKRHEILVPESVRHYMMRQPERQLGSSSYTSLRHRHFRLLAPKGVVFESPVHGSRKSCEEALEAECLQQDASEEEMDAESSENDPDCILVDLSKDHSPNKNRRGTGDMWSLNIVRTLSEDMVMAESVPFSQFSQSNFAPVEILTNTKACLKPVWSTRRPLETNAKIINKATSNENDRIQHSRHGNVQNNHTLSGGDSMTQHSGHGIDQDGDVMSNDQMNSVVTTLQGSLDNDSCSSSIFQTELKQEYIEELENRILKVLPFVKEDFRTSGLLQKGFVQQFCLSPLCDAREDDLSDR